A single region of the Candidatus Tanganyikabacteria bacterium genome encodes:
- a CDS encoding TPM domain-containing protein produces the protein MGTVLCLLAAAVAYSVGDVANPRSRGSWIADEAGVIPEAAEVELNRRIDSLDRDLGVEIAVVTVPEVDTTPKEFATALFNRWGVGKRRADNGLLVLLVRDRRRLEMETGYGLEPILPDGWLGGMQQKKMVPRFKAGDFGGGLVAGVEAVESKLREAPAEAAEGTRREGDPPPAAGGSDAGLLALG, from the coding sequence ATGGGCACCGTGCTCTGCCTGCTCGCGGCCGCAGTCGCGTACTCGGTCGGCGACGTGGCCAATCCGCGCAGCCGCGGCTCCTGGATCGCGGACGAGGCCGGGGTCATCCCCGAGGCCGCCGAAGTTGAGCTGAATCGCCGCATCGACTCCCTGGATCGCGACCTGGGCGTCGAGATCGCCGTGGTCACGGTCCCCGAGGTGGACACCACGCCCAAGGAGTTCGCTACCGCCCTCTTCAACCGCTGGGGCGTGGGAAAGCGCCGCGCCGACAACGGCCTGCTCGTCCTGCTGGTGCGCGACCGGCGGCGCCTGGAGATGGAGACGGGCTACGGCCTGGAGCCCATCCTGCCCGACGGCTGGCTGGGCGGGATGCAACAGAAGAAGATGGTGCCGCGCTTCAAGGCCGGAGATTTCGGCGGCGGCCTGGTCGCGGGCGTCGAAGCGGTCGAGAGCAAGCTGCGGGAGGCGCCGGCCGAGGCCGCCGAAGGGACACGCCGCGAGGGCGATCCCCCGCCGGCGGCAGGTGGCTCCGACGCCGGCCTGCTTGCGCTGGGC